One part of the Paenibacillus silvisoli genome encodes these proteins:
- a CDS encoding helix-turn-helix transcriptional regulator, which produces MIEEVITVPEMARRLKLNKQQAYDLVRTPGFPLLNFGGERQNRVIWSDVLQWLRKNKSGDAA; this is translated from the coding sequence ATGATTGAAGAAGTTATTACCGTCCCTGAGATGGCCCGCCGGCTCAAATTAAATAAGCAACAAGCATATGACCTTGTTAGAACACCTGGATTTCCATTACTTAATTTTGGGGGCGAGCGACAAAATCGTGTGATCTGGAGTGATGTCCTTCAATGGCTTCGGAAAAACAAGAGCGGTGATGCAGCTTAA
- a CDS encoding helix-turn-helix domain-containing protein — protein MRLGFGAVLHACRERAGISQEKLADMLNRSRSCISKFEREHKLPDINTFLIWLDKTNSRDVGMALMGGTDPATILQTVLQVVGAA, from the coding sequence ATGCGGTTAGGATTTGGCGCGGTGTTACATGCCTGTCGGGAACGGGCGGGGATAAGCCAAGAAAAGTTGGCGGACATGCTCAACCGATCAAGATCATGCATTAGTAAATTCGAAAGAGAGCACAAGTTGCCGGATATCAATACATTTCTTATTTGGTTGGACAAGACCAATTCGAGAGATGTCGGAATGGCCTTAATGGGCGGAACCGATCCGGCAACAATTTTGCAGACCGTTTTACAAGTAGTAGGAGCTGCTTAA
- a CDS encoding DnaD domain-containing protein, whose translation MAWIELHQSLWTHKKTIILAALLDINETYAAAHLSRFWTWALDNAQDGNLTGLPDRVIAVGAGWQGDASIFAQALVRAGWLDREGDSLLIHDWHDYAGRLVEKRAANKERMRGARSKKVQERADNVQRTTEACSGATVPNRTVPITTAATTREDEPEIQVEEPETESFYTAHKRVFGFECNPHQAMKLSVYIDQDGMDEAVVVRAIERAAEKGTGYRFALITKILDDYFRSGAKTLAAAVALDEAYISTHAGGTSNAEAIGRKPMGFGRNSPKGRDPAFSDAELDQYLIG comes from the coding sequence TTGGCATGGATCGAGCTACATCAATCGCTATGGACTCATAAAAAGACCATCATTCTTGCGGCACTGCTAGACATAAACGAAACTTACGCCGCAGCTCATTTGTCGCGGTTTTGGACTTGGGCTCTCGACAATGCCCAGGACGGCAACCTAACAGGGCTCCCTGACCGTGTAATTGCAGTAGGCGCTGGCTGGCAAGGAGATGCTAGTATATTCGCTCAGGCGCTTGTTCGGGCTGGGTGGTTAGATCGCGAAGGTGACTCCCTTCTAATCCATGACTGGCATGATTACGCAGGACGGTTAGTAGAGAAACGTGCCGCAAACAAAGAACGCATGAGAGGTGCACGTTCCAAAAAAGTACAAGAACGTGCAGATAATGTGCAACGCACAACCGAAGCATGTTCAGGGGCTACCGTACCTAACCGTACCGTACCTATTACTACTGCTGCTACTACGCGCGAAGATGAGCCGGAAATTCAGGTTGAAGAGCCGGAGACCGAATCTTTTTACACAGCACATAAGCGTGTATTCGGATTCGAATGCAATCCTCATCAAGCCATGAAGCTTTCTGTTTATATTGACCAGGACGGAATGGATGAGGCTGTTGTCGTTCGTGCGATCGAACGGGCAGCTGAAAAGGGAACTGGTTATCGGTTCGCACTTATCACTAAGATTTTGGACGATTATTTCCGTTCAGGAGCTAAAACACTGGCGGCAGCAGTAGCCCTGGACGAAGCTTACATATCGACGCATGCAGGAGGGACAAGCAATGCTGAAGCGATTGGCCGTAAGCCAATGGGATTTGGACGAAATTCGCCGAAGGGCCGAGATCCTGCGTTCTCAGACGCCGAGCTTGATCAGTACCTCATCGGATGA
- a CDS encoding GNAT family acetyltransferase — protein sequence MALNVISLNDIIRSAKLEEDIKRLLFSFSSLKSQDSTGADDVEYFLHTKAIQFEKLDLARTYLVMSTFKSKPILVGYFSISNKPLTIPNKQFSKFSTTLKKRLTGVGHKTEQSTFIIKGYLLGQLGKNYSEESLKANCCSGSDLLALAYQKITLAHKIVGGRILYLECENVPKVINFYKSNGFSQIEEFETENGYCMMVKSLKDIL from the coding sequence ATGGCCCTAAACGTTATCTCGCTCAATGACATAATTAGATCTGCAAAATTAGAGGAGGACATCAAGCGCCTTCTTTTTTCTTTTTCTTCACTTAAATCTCAGGATAGTACCGGTGCGGATGACGTGGAATATTTTCTCCACACTAAAGCGATTCAATTTGAAAAATTAGATTTAGCGCGTACATACTTAGTCATGTCTACTTTTAAATCCAAACCTATTCTCGTAGGTTATTTTTCTATTTCAAACAAGCCATTAACAATTCCCAATAAACAATTTAGCAAATTCTCGACCACTTTGAAAAAGCGGTTGACGGGAGTTGGCCATAAAACTGAACAGAGCACTTTTATTATCAAGGGTTATCTTCTGGGCCAGCTCGGTAAAAATTATAGCGAGGAATCCCTTAAGGCTAATTGTTGTAGTGGCAGTGATTTGTTGGCTCTCGCTTATCAAAAAATAACATTAGCCCACAAAATTGTGGGGGGACGGATTTTGTATTTAGAATGTGAGAATGTTCCGAAAGTAATTAATTTCTATAAATCAAACGGATTCAGTCAGATCGAAGAATTTGAAACTGAAAATGGTTACTGTATGATGGTGAAATCATTAAAAGATATTCTCTAA
- a CDS encoding putative bifunctional diguanylate cyclase/phosphodiesterase has translation MDDLDTIASREGIHRRGSVPAEQVYDPLTGLPGRKAAFAMLARAITLARNCGRGVLAALVDMDRFYVINETRGTAFGDEALRQMASRLCELNRWSASAYRFSGNTFLLFRMVKQGDASEEADMLLEELRQSVAELLPVRGEMLFPYCSIGVSSFPADGETAEMIVRHADTALQQAKAAGGNQVAVYTEEDAAQLRHTEELRMHLHGALARNELVLYYQPVYEADGRLRGFEGLLRWQHPQRGVILPAEFIPLAEQSGVIVEIGEWAIREVCGMWSRARDKGHSDVIVSINLSPLQLAAEDFAESLQRILDETSMPAACLEIELTERILIESGKRICMILRQLKEMGVRFALDDFGAGYASLTFMRKLPLHTLKLDPSFIHHIGELQAETAIVRAMIALVHELGFKVAAEGVETEEQQALLKQWGCDYYQGYLMGMPMGEDELYEHLKMKVSL, from the coding sequence GTGGACGACCTCGATACGATTGCTTCTCGCGAAGGCATCCATCGGCGCGGGAGCGTACCCGCCGAGCAGGTTTACGATCCGCTCACGGGCTTGCCTGGACGCAAGGCTGCGTTCGCGATGCTGGCCAGAGCCATCACGCTCGCAAGAAACTGCGGCAGGGGCGTATTAGCTGCGCTTGTCGATATGGACCGTTTCTATGTCATCAACGAAACGAGAGGGACGGCGTTCGGCGACGAAGCGCTGCGCCAGATGGCCAGCCGCCTTTGCGAGCTGAACCGCTGGTCAGCCTCGGCGTACCGGTTTAGCGGCAATACGTTCCTGCTGTTTCGGATGGTTAAGCAGGGCGATGCTTCGGAGGAAGCGGACATGCTCCTCGAAGAGCTTCGGCAATCCGTTGCGGAGCTGCTTCCCGTGCGGGGAGAGATGCTCTTTCCTTACTGCAGCATCGGCGTAAGCAGCTTTCCTGCGGACGGCGAGACGGCGGAAATGATCGTCCGGCATGCCGATACGGCGCTGCAGCAGGCCAAAGCCGCTGGAGGCAACCAGGTAGCGGTTTATACCGAAGAGGATGCCGCGCAGCTCCGCCATACGGAAGAGCTTCGGATGCATCTTCACGGCGCTCTGGCGCGCAATGAGCTCGTACTGTATTATCAGCCGGTTTATGAGGCTGATGGACGGCTGAGAGGCTTCGAGGGGCTTCTGCGCTGGCAGCATCCGCAGCGCGGCGTCATTCTGCCGGCGGAGTTCATTCCGCTTGCCGAGCAAAGCGGCGTAATCGTCGAGATCGGCGAATGGGCCATCCGCGAAGTCTGCGGCATGTGGAGCAGGGCGAGGGACAAGGGGCATTCCGACGTTATCGTTTCAATCAATCTGTCCCCGCTGCAGCTGGCGGCGGAGGATTTCGCCGAATCGCTGCAGCGCATCCTGGACGAAACGTCGATGCCGGCGGCTTGTCTCGAAATCGAGCTTACCGAGCGCATTCTGATCGAGTCGGGCAAACGGATTTGTATGATCTTGAGGCAGCTGAAGGAGATGGGCGTGCGATTCGCGCTGGATGATTTCGGAGCCGGTTACGCTTCGTTAACCTTTATGCGCAAGCTGCCGCTTCATACGCTGAAGCTTGACCCATCGTTTATCCACCACATCGGCGAGCTTCAAGCGGAGACCGCGATCGTACGGGCGATGATAGCCCTCGTCCACGAGCTTGGCTTCAAGGTCGCGGCCGAGGGCGTGGAGACGGAGGAGCAGCAGGCTTTGCTCAAGCAGTGGGGCTGCGACTACTACCAGGGCTATCTGATGGGGATGCCGATGGGAGAAGACGAGCTTTACGAGCATTTGAAGATGAAGGTATCTTTGTAA
- a CDS encoding helix-turn-helix domain-containing protein: MSLGSRLRELRRANKLTQKEVARNLEIDNTTVSKWEADIYEPNADTLDKLATLYETSVDQILGRKSSALHSKLQAVQKMKNDSALNEQSADSETKGGRAFFGGADKYTEEELAIADAAAKAAIEAYRKGKARAQKNDQK, encoded by the coding sequence ATGTCTCTTGGATCGCGTTTAAGGGAACTTCGTCGTGCGAACAAACTAACGCAAAAAGAAGTTGCTCGAAATCTCGAGATTGACAACACTACCGTTTCGAAATGGGAAGCTGACATATACGAACCGAACGCGGATACCTTGGATAAATTGGCTACCCTCTATGAGACAAGTGTTGATCAAATACTAGGTCGTAAGTCCTCGGCATTACATAGCAAATTACAAGCAGTACAGAAAATGAAAAACGATTCTGCTCTTAATGAACAATCTGCCGATTCCGAAACAAAAGGCGGTCGCGCTTTTTTCGGTGGGGCAGATAAGTACACCGAGGAAGAGCTTGCAATCGCTGATGCAGCTGCTAAAGCAGCAATCGAGGCATACCGTAAAGGAAAGGCCAGAGCACAGAAAAATGATCAAAAATAA
- a CDS encoding tyrosine-type recombinase/integrase encodes MRGHVAAKGNKYYIVVDIKDETTGKRKRKWLTGSDGKGFDRKRDAEREMPLILTKLNDGTFKETSTDSFDILMSKWLEDKKSAVRPGTWKSYAWLVNTHIIPHLGKVKAARLEPQQLHTLYHKTLKGVISISSIKKLHVLILDALNRAVTWGDLPRNVASTVELPKGTKTKFEVWNEEQLGRFLDAAANDQFFIVYELAASTGMRQSEIMALRWVDVDLEGKKIAVRQAYTKAERGHDFDDTKSAASERSVSLFPDTVAHLKRHREVQVARKRENGESYKDSGLVVQTMIGTPVNPRNMMRNWYALHERIQKEQEEAANRGKAIVPLPRIRFHDLRHTHATILLKKGAHPKIVQERLGHSSITVTLDTYSHVLPNMQESVLEGIGMSITGRQETIANKKAPL; translated from the coding sequence ATGCGTGGACATGTTGCTGCTAAAGGGAACAAGTACTACATTGTCGTGGATATTAAGGACGAAACTACTGGGAAACGAAAGAGAAAATGGTTAACCGGATCAGATGGCAAAGGATTTGATCGTAAACGCGATGCAGAGCGCGAGATGCCGCTTATTCTTACCAAATTAAATGATGGAACGTTTAAGGAAACTTCAACTGACAGCTTCGATATACTTATGAGTAAGTGGCTCGAAGACAAGAAGAGTGCGGTGCGCCCCGGTACTTGGAAGTCTTATGCTTGGCTCGTAAATACGCACATCATTCCCCACCTCGGTAAAGTGAAAGCTGCTCGACTAGAACCTCAGCAGCTTCACACCTTATACCATAAAACGTTGAAAGGCGTCATTTCCATCAGCTCGATCAAGAAGTTGCACGTTCTTATCCTGGATGCGCTGAATAGAGCAGTGACGTGGGGCGATCTCCCGCGTAATGTTGCATCTACTGTTGAACTACCAAAGGGAACAAAAACAAAATTCGAGGTATGGAACGAAGAACAACTGGGGAGATTCCTTGATGCGGCTGCGAATGACCAATTCTTCATTGTATACGAGCTGGCCGCGTCAACCGGCATGCGGCAAAGTGAGATCATGGCGCTACGATGGGTTGATGTGGATCTTGAAGGCAAAAAGATCGCGGTCCGTCAAGCATACACAAAAGCTGAACGCGGACATGACTTCGATGATACCAAGAGCGCGGCGAGTGAACGCTCGGTCTCTCTCTTTCCTGATACAGTTGCGCATCTGAAACGCCACAGAGAGGTGCAGGTAGCTCGTAAGCGCGAAAATGGGGAATCGTATAAGGACAGCGGTCTTGTCGTCCAAACGATGATAGGAACTCCCGTGAATCCTCGGAACATGATGCGTAATTGGTATGCATTACATGAGCGTATTCAGAAGGAACAGGAAGAGGCTGCCAATCGGGGTAAAGCGATAGTTCCGCTACCTCGCATCCGTTTCCACGATCTCAGACACACACACGCCACCATACTACTCAAGAAGGGTGCTCACCCTAAGATTGTCCAGGAGCGTCTGGGCCATTCGAGCATCACTGTCACGCTGGATACCTACTCGCACGTTTTGCCAAACATGCAGGAATCGGTGCTTGAGGGAATTGGGATGTCAATTACGGGGCGACAAGAAACTATTGCAAATAAAAAAGCCCCATTATAG
- a CDS encoding ParM/StbA family protein, which yields MILGIDAGNVNVKVVNKNGVFRFASDIGEWRQRRLGDSFGADDMEFEYEGRRGFAGTLAQFESEFGGSLKGDSKANQDAKLRVLLALHRYSDDVDNAIVVGQPISKHVEEEKAAIKQMLLGRHELTVNGKKKTIQINRVEVAAECAATGILEPPWGTFHIVDLGGGTLNWASCHFDGERVAKIDRDSDTELFGMATAKQADLKAMARVLISKTQSRWGADNVVRVIGGMAEPMAELLRDHYKRAAAYHPMISGSPVNPTFASAAAFYALARGIYGEQKI from the coding sequence ATGATTTTAGGAATTGACGCTGGGAACGTGAACGTTAAGGTCGTTAACAAGAATGGTGTCTTCCGATTTGCTTCGGATATCGGAGAATGGCGGCAACGTCGCCTGGGCGATTCCTTCGGGGCTGACGACATGGAGTTTGAATATGAGGGGCGCCGGGGATTTGCGGGCACGCTTGCTCAATTCGAATCGGAGTTCGGAGGGAGCCTGAAAGGTGATTCCAAGGCGAATCAGGATGCCAAGCTTCGGGTTCTGCTGGCCTTGCACCGGTATTCGGACGATGTCGATAACGCGATTGTCGTTGGCCAGCCGATCAGCAAGCATGTTGAAGAAGAAAAGGCTGCAATCAAACAGATGCTGCTTGGCCGCCATGAGCTGACGGTAAACGGCAAGAAAAAGACCATACAGATCAATCGGGTGGAGGTGGCAGCTGAGTGCGCAGCCACCGGCATTCTCGAACCACCATGGGGAACGTTTCACATTGTCGATTTAGGCGGCGGTACGTTGAATTGGGCTTCATGCCATTTTGATGGTGAACGAGTGGCAAAGATTGACCGCGACTCTGACACCGAACTGTTCGGAATGGCAACCGCGAAGCAGGCAGACTTGAAAGCTATGGCTCGCGTGCTCATTTCGAAGACGCAGTCACGCTGGGGAGCTGACAACGTGGTTCGTGTCATTGGCGGTATGGCGGAACCAATGGCCGAGCTACTTCGCGATCATTACAAACGAGCGGCCGCATATCATCCGATGATCAGCGGTTCACCGGTTAATCCGACCTTTGCGTCCGCGGCTGCTTTCTATGCGCTTGCAAGGGGGATATACGGTGAGCAAAAAATCTGA
- a CDS encoding DUF6906 family protein, with amino-acid sequence MAKQGKRPTRRQQQLISSYGLNPENWLVERDTPGELIVIHRNTNQQKAFPKGA; translated from the coding sequence GTGGCGAAGCAAGGCAAACGGCCAACGCGCCGGCAACAGCAGTTGATCTCATCCTATGGGTTGAATCCTGAAAACTGGTTGGTTGAAAGAGATACACCAGGAGAACTGATTGTTATACATCGGAATACGAATCAGCAAAAAGCTTTCCCGAAGGGAGCTTAG
- a CDS encoding sensor histidine kinase, with product MTNAKALLANISLLIALAYLFDLGYRYLFQYASNRVKYSLTVGMFILGGWCAMLFGPRTSDLHLLDLRIAPLIVAVLVYPKPSVIPLIGLGIGIGRLFFGFDEAAIAGCLIMIFMGLACTWLSSWLRWKPWRFLWKSMITVISINALYALFITLMLIAFNLMAVGTYWLQFGIYALPFRVMLCALLVFIVSDFQKEQLRVDELRNMNMLLRRQTRELREAKREVEEKARELLVANKYKSEFLANMSHELKTPLNSIILLSQLMQESDESSRYSAEDVRYAELINGAGNDLLQLINDILDLSKVEAGKMDINIEPLSVEELVQTLHQQFLPVAGQKKLLFETEIAPSVPEAMQTDPLRINQILRNLLVNAFKFTESGSVKLVVKLDGGVPLEPSALKKRTLRNWNPVSWGRSAGRILPPQRITFSIIDTGIGIEMEKQKLIFEAFQQEDGSINRNYGGTGLGLSISLQLARLLGGTLSLESRKGEGSRFTLRLPLMPPGGSAAPESGG from the coding sequence TTGACGAATGCAAAAGCATTGTTAGCCAATATTAGCTTGCTTATTGCGCTTGCTTATTTATTCGATCTGGGGTATCGGTACCTCTTTCAATATGCGTCGAATCGCGTCAAATACAGTCTGACGGTCGGGATGTTCATTCTCGGGGGCTGGTGCGCGATGCTGTTCGGTCCTCGCACAAGCGATTTGCATCTGCTTGATTTGAGAATCGCCCCGCTGATCGTGGCAGTGCTCGTATACCCAAAGCCTTCGGTCATCCCGCTAATCGGCCTTGGTATCGGGATTGGTCGCTTGTTCTTTGGGTTCGACGAGGCGGCTATCGCGGGATGTCTGATCATGATCTTCATGGGGCTTGCCTGTACGTGGCTCAGCAGCTGGCTGCGCTGGAAGCCATGGCGATTCTTATGGAAAAGCATGATTACCGTAATCTCGATCAATGCGCTGTATGCCTTGTTCATTACGCTGATGCTGATCGCGTTCAACCTTATGGCTGTCGGCACTTACTGGCTGCAATTCGGCATTTACGCGCTGCCGTTTCGCGTAATGCTCTGCGCGCTGCTGGTGTTTATTGTCAGCGATTTTCAGAAGGAGCAGCTGCGGGTGGACGAGCTTCGCAACATGAACATGCTGCTGCGCAGACAGACGCGGGAGCTTCGGGAAGCCAAGCGCGAGGTTGAGGAGAAGGCGCGCGAGCTGCTGGTCGCGAACAAATATAAGTCGGAGTTTCTGGCGAATATGTCGCATGAGCTGAAGACGCCGCTGAACAGCATTATTTTGCTGTCGCAGCTTATGCAGGAAAGCGATGAGAGCAGCCGGTACAGCGCGGAGGACGTCCGCTATGCGGAGCTCATTAACGGGGCCGGGAACGATCTGCTGCAGCTCATTAACGATATTTTGGACCTCTCCAAAGTGGAAGCCGGGAAAATGGATATCAATATCGAGCCGCTCTCCGTCGAGGAGCTCGTGCAGACGCTGCATCAGCAGTTTCTGCCGGTGGCCGGCCAGAAGAAGCTATTATTTGAAACGGAGATCGCGCCTTCCGTGCCGGAGGCGATGCAGACCGACCCGCTTCGGATCAATCAGATCCTGCGCAATTTGCTCGTCAACGCCTTCAAATTTACGGAGTCGGGCTCGGTGAAGCTGGTCGTGAAGCTTGACGGGGGCGTTCCGCTTGAGCCGTCGGCGTTGAAGAAACGGACGCTCCGGAACTGGAACCCGGTCTCCTGGGGAAGGTCGGCGGGCCGCATCTTGCCGCCGCAGCGCATCACCTTCTCGATCATCGATACGGGCATCGGCATCGAGATGGAGAAGCAGAAGCTGATCTTCGAGGCGTTCCAGCAGGAGGACGGCTCCATCAACCGTAACTACGGCGGCACGGGGCTGGGCTTATCGATCAGTCTGCAGCTGGCGCGGCTGCTCGGCGGAACGCTGTCCTTGGAAAGCCGCAAGGGCGAGGGAAGCAGGTTTACGCTGCGACTTCCGCTGATGCCGCCGGGCGGATCGGCGGCGCCGGAATCCGGCGGATGA
- a CDS encoding helix-turn-helix domain-containing protein produces MARSTLNLYLACEEMDFSWDEKEIFRFESLWRQGMAVFQIAKELRRDPDEVALLIIDRSRKKAIAPRKGGIWGEEYQDLRKQMNQNRKGLRPGNAV; encoded by the coding sequence ATGGCGAGGTCTACCTTGAATTTATATCTGGCCTGCGAAGAGATGGATTTTTCGTGGGACGAGAAGGAAATCTTTCGATTTGAAAGCCTGTGGCGGCAGGGGATGGCGGTCTTTCAGATCGCGAAGGAACTGCGACGAGATCCAGATGAGGTTGCGCTCCTGATTATTGACCGGTCACGAAAGAAAGCAATTGCACCACGCAAGGGCGGCATTTGGGGTGAAGAATATCAGGATCTACGCAAGCAGATGAATCAGAATCGAAAAGGTCTACGCCCAGGGAACGCCGTTTGA
- a CDS encoding DnaA ATPase domain-containing protein, which translates to MEKVDTGLLNRLGEPIYEERIKTDSSGRIPFCECYKAKMFEKYNASSGMKPDERLRLFDTAIIDEENSSKFDAARQFVDKIEEHLAAGTWLYIFGDAERARPRGLSEVGTGKSYLTHCIGNELSRRKHKAIYVTEDKLFSDIKATYQRDSDESESDVMFRYQEVPILLIDDLFKSKITDWTEDKLFHLLNNRLGPGKVTVINSNYAPNRIEPVCPKTGSAISSRILGSALAIEMIGKDRRRQIRTEGQKWKSSNSNSMRQRYGD; encoded by the coding sequence TTGGAGAAGGTCGACACAGGCTTGTTAAATCGACTAGGCGAACCCATTTACGAGGAACGCATTAAGACGGATTCTTCTGGGAGGATTCCCTTCTGCGAATGCTACAAAGCCAAAATGTTTGAGAAGTACAATGCATCATCCGGCATGAAGCCAGACGAGCGGTTGCGACTCTTCGACACCGCAATTATCGATGAGGAGAATTCTTCGAAGTTCGATGCAGCCCGGCAGTTCGTAGACAAGATTGAAGAGCACTTAGCCGCCGGCACATGGCTTTACATATTCGGCGATGCCGAACGCGCTCGTCCGCGGGGATTGAGCGAAGTCGGGACAGGTAAATCATATTTGACGCATTGCATAGGCAACGAGTTGTCGCGACGGAAGCACAAAGCAATTTACGTCACGGAAGATAAGTTGTTCAGTGACATCAAGGCGACATACCAGCGCGATTCGGACGAAAGCGAGTCCGACGTTATGTTCCGGTATCAGGAAGTGCCTATCCTGCTCATTGACGATTTATTCAAGAGCAAAATAACGGATTGGACAGAGGACAAGCTGTTTCATTTGCTTAACAATCGCCTAGGTCCGGGGAAAGTCACGGTCATCAACAGCAACTATGCTCCCAATCGAATTGAGCCGGTTTGCCCGAAGACGGGCAGCGCAATCAGCAGCCGGATCCTAGGATCAGCGTTGGCCATCGAGATGATTGGCAAGGATAGGCGCAGGCAAATAAGGACGGAGGGTCAGAAATGGAAGAGTTCGAATTCGAATTCGATGAGGCAGAGGTACGGCGACTAA
- a CDS encoding ImmA/IrrE family metallo-endopeptidase → MNIFDLSLYKETDLEKWINTKYKDNGIHYASDIDIDRVAAIFDIEIRTYLGPSFADWEEDEYSFIFINGYLTEEQRRDVFFHELCHPIQHVGRQAELPAPFVELQEIQAGLFQLYSAMPAYMLEEFKTIQDRSYYLKVLSEEFVLPIRIVERRIAQMMRRINQEKSDQEFKKRMNPSPHQKPYMPETIQIIDQLQRQLSAKRLVTKN, encoded by the coding sequence ATGAATATCTTCGATCTATCACTCTATAAAGAAACTGATCTAGAGAAATGGATAAACACTAAATACAAAGATAATGGCATTCACTACGCATCTGATATAGACATAGATCGCGTAGCAGCTATCTTCGATATTGAGATTCGGACTTACCTCGGGCCCTCTTTTGCCGATTGGGAAGAAGACGAATACTCATTCATTTTCATAAATGGTTATCTAACGGAAGAACAACGTCGCGATGTTTTTTTTCATGAACTTTGCCACCCAATTCAGCACGTCGGACGACAGGCAGAACTGCCAGCACCTTTTGTTGAATTACAAGAGATCCAGGCAGGTTTGTTTCAACTCTACTCCGCGATGCCAGCCTACATGCTGGAAGAATTTAAAACTATTCAAGATCGTTCATACTACCTTAAGGTATTGTCTGAGGAATTTGTGCTCCCGATCCGTATTGTTGAGCGAAGGATTGCACAAATGATGCGTCGGATAAATCAGGAGAAAAGCGACCAAGAGTTTAAAAAGAGAATGAATCCTTCACCTCATCAAAAGCCATATATGCCTGAGACGATACAGATTATCGATCAGCTGCAGCGCCAACTTTCAGCTAAAAGGTTGGTGACCAAGAATTGA
- a CDS encoding helix-turn-helix domain-containing protein, with protein sequence MMINYDILRKMRVEKKLTLSEMAEALGLHTPGGYSRIESGENELKAKHLPVLAHKFGVELNQLTQVIFFHHKVEQSSSPVKADTA encoded by the coding sequence ATGATGATCAATTACGATATTCTTCGTAAGATGCGGGTTGAGAAAAAACTTACTCTAAGTGAAATGGCTGAAGCACTGGGGCTCCATACCCCTGGAGGATATTCTCGAATTGAATCTGGAGAGAATGAACTGAAAGCAAAACATCTTCCGGTTCTCGCTCACAAATTCGGAGTGGAACTAAATCAACTGACACAGGTAATTTTTTTTCACCACAAAGTTGAGCAAAGCTCAAGTCCTGTAAAAGCAGATACGGCTTAA